A window of Candidatus Thermodiscus eudorianus genomic DNA:
AGGTTAAGGCTATAATAGCGTCGCTTGGGGTTAGCCTGTATATTCTCATGGCTTCTAGTAGCTCCTTGGGTTCTGCATGATCTCTCAAGACCGTTATGTCGAATTCGTGGAGCATCTCAGTGTATCTCCCTAGCATGTCTATTGCGAAGTCCCTTCTCTTGAGAACCCCGAAGAGCTCTCTTACTGGATTCTTAATCGATACTAGCAGAACCTCTCCCTCCTCTAAATCCAGAGGTTCGAGTGGTTTGAGAACTCAGTTCTCGTACCTCACTCTAATAACCTCAGACATATCCTAGCCCTAAGCACATGCTTAGGATGTTGAAGCGATAAGCGGTTCCTGTAGGCTAGGGCATTAGTGTCGACGCAGTATCACTGGGCCTCGGACTCCAACATGAATTCATCTAGAAGCTCCTTTGGCGCATTACCACGTTTCTCATAGAACTTTTCGATGATTTTCTTCCTATCCTCAAGGTTCTCTATCCTAACTAAGACTTCCTCCCCCTCTTTAAACTGGATAGGAGCCAGGTAGCGAGGCAGTCGACAGTATATACAGCAGGGCCTACCGGGGAGTGGCGGTAATAGCCGCTTCCCACTGGAACGTGACAGAGGCGGTAGTGGTCTTTGATGAGTATGAGAGGAGAGGGAGCCTCAGCGCTAAGCGCTTGTTGAGAGCCCTCCTACGCGGGTCCCGCATCCTCGCAGGGCTCCTAAGGTTGAAGCTAGTACAAATACCTCTCACCAGGATCCACGAGACTACCGAGCTCGTGCTGAAGCACCACATATACAGTGCAGATGCCCTACAGATAGCCTCAGCACACTACGCGAACTGCAAGTATCTAGTATCTATTACAACCGACAAGAGACTCGCCAAAGCAGTGGCTGCTGAGAACCTATAGACCCTCACCGTAGGGGAGTGAGACATAGGAGACGGAGGTCCTAGACCCAATTACAGACAGCGCCTATATGTCCTCCGGGGGGGGCTCCTAGGCGAGCTCAAACGAGCATCAAGGTACAATTAATAATATTGAAATATTATTAGTAGGATTAAATAGGATTATCATGTGTGAGTGCATGAATTTATGAATTTGGACAAGCCATACTGGTTACATGGGCAGGCGAGGCTATGACTTCTGACTGCTCATGAAGCTTTGGATGAGAGTGTTGGATCCCCGGGTTTTATGCGACTATCTAAGGTCTCTCTTCTCGCTCCTCCCAGTCCTGCGGTGGCCGTAGTAGACGAGTCTGACCGGATCAACGGTTATTAAGCCCTCCTCGACTAGATCCTCTACCTCGGGTAGCACCTCCTCGATCTTCTCGGCCTCGTCTACAGCCTCTATAACGATAGGGAGATCCTCGCTCAGCCGAAGCACGCTCGCCGTGTGTATGAGGCTATGGCTCCCGTAACCAGCTATCCCTCTGTAAACGGTCGCGCCTCGCACGCCGCGGTCCCTCAGCAGGGTGAGTATATGCAGGTAGAGAGGTCTCCCCTTGAGCCTGTCACTCTCGCCAATGTAGATGCGGAGCCTCATCCACCTAGGCATGTCATCCATAGACAAGGCCTGCCACCACGTATCCCACATATGCTGCTGTAAGACCGAATATTATGCTGACAGCGAGGTTGGCCAATGCAAGGGTAGGCGACACTTCACCTAGGAGCACCAGTGTCTCGTACATGAATGTGCTAAATGTCGTGAACGCCCCGGCGAAGCCTGTCGCTGCGAAGAGCCTCTCGTCCCTGGTGAAGGCTCCATGGAGTAGTGCTGCGCCCATTATAAAGCCAAGCAGAAAGCTACCAGCCACATTGACTGCTAGGGTGCCCCATGGGAAGAGGCTACCAGACACCCTCTCTTGGACCCACTCGCTGGTAATCCAGCGTGCTAGAGCGCCTAGACCCCCGCCCGTGAATACCAGCAATAGCCCATCAAGATCGACCCTCAAGCCGTGCACCCGCACACCCTAGCTGGTTGGAGGTCGAGTAAAAATACAGTCTGAGGGCCTCTGCCTATCGCCTTAGGGCCTAAGGGTAAGAGCGCCGTGTCCCCTCTCGACGTGGATGCTTCTCGGGTCGTCGCTGGAGCCTATAGCCCATATTATGGCCACGGTTGTTTTTGACGCGAGATTCTTGTCGTAGGAGTCTCCTGTTCGTAGGGGTCTGCTGAACTCTATAATTGTAGCTCCATCGTGCTCAGCGCCTCCACTGGCGAGTATGTTGTACTGGCCGCCGAGAATGGTATCTGGCTTGTGGGGGCCGGTCTCGCCGAGGCTATATTCGTCCTGAACTATAACGCTTCCATTGTCTGTTACGTAGCCTAGGACAATGTCCGCGTCTGCCATTGCCCGGCTTGGCTCGAAGCCTATCGCAACCCAGCCGGTGGTCCTACCCATGAGCGCCATGTAGAGTGTTTCATTCTCAATCTTCCAATAGATCTCTATGGCTCCACTACCGAACGACTCGTGCCTGGGGTACTCGCCAGGGCTGATTACACCATCCGGTCTCCAGGGTGGAGTGGCGCCTCCAGAGGTAGTTTGCGACGAGTTGCCCGAGGTCGTGGTCGTCTCTACTATGGTGTTGGATGTTGTGGTGGAAACGCCACTTTCGCTCCTTCCTGCTAGTAGTGCAAGGGTACCGGCAACCACGACGGCAAGTACTATAATGGTGGCTAGTAGCATTCTCTCCATGGCCACGACAGGCACCGGGAGTCTCCCTAGGCTTCTCGCTGATTATATTGGTGTCTCTAGATATTGTGGGGATGGCGGGGGAAACTGAGGGGTCTAGGTCTTTGCCCTGCTATACCTGGGGAGGAGCCTCATACTGGCAGGGCCCCCACTACTACGCTACTGACGCGCTGGTCGCTGCGATCTCGGCTCTAGCCTACGCTGGCCTCTCTGTGGATGCTGACCTGCAGAACCCACACTCTTAGAGATATTATTAATTATATTATTAATTATTTAATATATCGGTTCCCCCAGGCTGACTCGTAAGAATAGCAGAGTGAGGGGAGGAGTGATAGCATCCCTGTATGCTTGCCTTTAAGGAGAGCTAACGTGCATAAAATGAGGGTTGCAATAGCTATGGGCGTTCTAGAACTCGCGAGGAAAAGGAAGAGTATTAGGAAGTACTCTACTACGCCTATACCCTTAGAAGATATCCTCTACGCTATAGAGACGGCTCTACAAGCACCTTCCGGCGCCAACCGACAGCCATGGCGCTTCATCATCATAGACGACCCCGATATAAAGATGGAGATCAGGCGAATTGCTGAATTATGGGAGAGGAAGCTACACGAAAGTAAGTCTATACCGGAATGGTTCCAGAAGTGGCTGAGAGACCACGGTATAACTTGGCGGAAGGAATTCCTTACCACTGCTCCGTACTTGATTGTAGTATTAGCCGATAAGAGAGCGCCCTATTCCAGGGAGAGCGTTTGGCTCGCCGTCGGTTACCTACTCCTGGCGCTTGAGGAGAAGGGCTTGGCATCGTTAACGTATACACCGACTAATCCGAGGGCTATTGCGTCGATTCTAGGGGTGCCAGGGCATTACACTATCGAGACAATAATCCCCGTTGGCCTGCCCGGTGAATATAAAGTGAAAGAGCCTCGGATGAGCCTAGATGAGGCTGTGTATTTTAATCGGTGGGGTTCTCGCCGCGGCTGACTGCTCCTCTATAATATCGTTTCTCGGAAGGATTAACGTTGTCCCATGCATAAGATTATGGGCGGTATCGGATAGTAAACCTGCTGTATCTAATAATATTATATCCCCCTTAGGATATAAAAATGGGAGTTCGTCGATGGCTGCGGTGTCTCGGAGTGTCTAGGGCGGACAACGGTTATGGGGTTAAGAGGGTTAGGGTCTACGTCTTGCTTGCGTCCGGCTTTAGCGAGGTCGCCAAGTTCTCCCTTTTAATCCTAATATCATATATTATTAAATTAATAGATAGTCTTCTACTACATAGCCGTAAGATTGCGTCGCTGGGATGGTTAACGGATTTCGGTAATCCCATACTAGCCTTTATCGCTCTTGTAACAGCGTTATACGCAGTTATAGTTGCCTACGACGCGGCACAATACTTTAGCGAATACGATCGCCATACCTATGGCGTAGCCCTGACTATAGTGAAGATCGTTATCGGGGGGCTAGGCCTAGCCTTACTAGCCTTCATATTGATGATTGTCTCCCCCCTCATGGGGTTAGCGGCGCTCTTCTCGTTTGCTTCCATGGCTCTTATAGTGATAGGGGCCTTGGGGCTGGGCTACTTTATATACCTTCTAGGGGAGATCCACGATAGAGGATACCCAGTGCCGCCGCGGAGCCTGTTTACGATAGCGGCTATCACCTGGATACCCGGATTATTCCTTAGTATATTCGGCGTAATCTCCACCTCGTTATTGTTCTACGCGTCGAGGAAGGCCGCCGTATCGCTGGGTAGCAAGATTACACGGTAAACCGTCTCCTAATCAAGAGATTATATCACCGCTACTAGTAGTGATACCTATTTAGCGCGGGGAGCACTAGCGGGCTAAGGGAGGACTAGGGCTATGGATAAAGACGAATCAAGGGGCAAAGAGTCTACGGGGCAAGCGTTTGTAGCCGATACCATGCTGGGAGAGGTAGCTAGGTGGCTGCGGATCCTCGGCTACGACACCCTATACTCAAGGAACTACACCGACTACCAGCTCTTAAACATAGCCTCAAGGACAGGTAGGACACTGTTGACCAGGGATTGGGGCCTCTACGTTAGAGCCAGGAAGCGGAAGGTGAAGGCGGTGTATATCTCGACCGATAAAATCGGGGAGAGGCTTGCGGAGCTCGTCCTGAAAGCCGGGATAAAGCTTGAACCAGACCCCTCCAGGAGCAGGTGCCCCGAGTGCAACTCGCCCCTAGTGGTCGTTAGGGACAAGGAGAAGGTGAAAGACAGGGTCCCGCCTGGCGCCCTACAACGCTATGATACATTCTACTTATGCCCCCGTTGCGGCAGGGTATACTGGGAGGGGGGCCACTGGCGCAATATAAGGCGTGTGGCGAGGGAGGCCCTAGAGCTCGCGGAGGTGGCTAGAAATGCAGGGAGACCCCGTTGACCCGGAGGAGCTCTCACACGAGCATGGAGAATTCCTAGTCCGGTTCGCCAGGCGAGTCCTCGAAGAGTACTTCAGGAAGGGTAGAGCCAGCAGGCCGAGCGAGGTGGACCCCCTACTCCTAAGGCCGGGGGCAGTCTTCGTAACGATAGAAACCTTCTACGGCGAGGACCACCGGGAGCTGAGGGGGTGCATAGGCGTTACAAGACCCGTGAAACCCCTTATAGACGCCGTCATAGAGTCGACCCTGAACTCCGCCTTCCACGACCCTAGGTTCCCGCCCATGGAGGAGTACGAGCTCGACCAGGTGACCTTCGAGGTCTCAGTCCTATCAGACTTCGAATACCTAGGCGACACGCCCGAGGAGAGGCGGAGGAACATCTTGATAGGGCGCGACGGCCTCGTCGTGGAGCGTCCTCCCTACGCCGGCCTACTGTTGCCCAGCGTGCCCGTAGATCACGTGTGGGACAAGACAACATTCCTCTCAGAGACCTGTGTAAAAGCAGGCCTATGGCCCGACTGCTGGCTGGACAAGGAGACGCGGGTCTACAGGTATCGCGCGCGTGTGTGGCGGGAGAAGTATCCCCGGGGCCTCGTCGAGTACAGGAGCTTGAGGAGGGAGTACTTTGCGAAACTAATTAATGCCGACATAGATCCAACAGAGTTCGAGGAAGCCGTCTAGACGCGATGGAAACGGTGGATCACGGTGAAGGACAAGATCAGGGAGTACATCAACGCCTGGAAGAGGATACTGGTCCTCGCTAGGAGGCCCGACGAGGAAGAGTTCATGCTGCTAACCAAGCTGAACTTCCTAGGCTTCACTCTAGTAGGGGGGATCGCCTACATCATACACCTAGTCTACGTACTACTCACCAGCTGAGGAGGACGGGTGAAGGGTTTATGGACGAGCAGGCTCGCCCTTCAAGGTTCTACGCGGTATATGTGACGGGGGGGACCGAGGAGAGGGTCGCCCTGATACTAAGGCAGAGGACTATAGCCATGGGGCTCGATATAAGGAGTATAATCGTGCCCCCAGACCTCAGAGGCACGATTGTGGTAGAAGTCGGGAGCCCGGGCGATCTATTCGACCTTGTCCGAGGATTGCGGGATGTAAAGAGGAGGAGGCCCGTCCTAATAAAGAAGGAGGAGGCCGTCAGGCTTGCCGCGCCAGTCGTCGAGGTCCCAACTGTTTCAAAGGACCAGGTCGTCGAGATAATAAGTGGGCCGTTCAGGGGTATGAAGGGTAAGGTGGTTGAGGTCTACGAGACCCGGGGAGAGGTGGACCTGGTCCTCCTGGAGTCGGACTTCAGGATGATCATAACGGTTCCATTAGAGCAGGTTAGGCCGGTGAAAGAGGAGGTCTAGAGAGGAGTCACTCTATATACACTATAGAGTCGACCGATTCTATCCCGGAGACCTTGCCCCAGCCAGACCCGAACACTATAAGCGACACTACGCCAGCCACCTCCGCGCCAACAGCCTCTACTAGCTGCTTAGCGGCGGCGAGGGTGTAACCCGATCTGACCAGGTCGTCGACTACCAGGACTCTATCCGTCCTCCTTATCTTGCCGAAGGGGATGTAGAATGCCCTGCTTATATTCGGGGGGACACTTATATGGGATTCTATCCACCTTAGGCCAGGGCTTGTCTTCCTCTTACGAGCGATTACAACGTCGACATCAAGCATCTGGCCCATACCCGAGGCCAGTATGACGCCGCTCGTCTCAGGGACCAGTATCTTATCCACGCCCTTGTCCCTCCACCTAAGATAGAATTCCACAAGCACCAGTGCCAGGAGGTCCCTATTCATCAGGGGGAGGGTTGTGTCTATCATGCCCCCCGGCGTCCTAGCCTCTTCAAGAATCAGGCGGGGCAGGTCAACGGCCTCCCTGAGCCCCTCAATCAGCTTCTTAGCCTGCAGGGGGCCTGGGAGCACATGCCCCTTGGAGTACCTCGATAGTAGAGTCGCATCGACCCCGGTCTTGGAGGCGAGGTACGAGAGCTTGTAGAACGCCCTAGCCGCTCTTAGAAGCTTGACGGCGAGGAGCCTCTCCTGGAGAGTCTCCAGCTTGTTCAAGCCCTCAACCCCATCGTGATGGCTCGGGGATAGTATTAAAATGCGGTTATCTAGCCTCCCCACGTGGTGTAAGGTGGAGCACGATGCCGGCAGAGAAGGTTGTGACTGTACAGATAGAAGGGGGTAAGGCAAGGCCAGGCCCCCCGCTGGGGCCGATGCTCTCGCAGATGGGCCTAAACGTGAAGCAGGTAGTCGACGAGATAAACGAGAAGACAAAGCAGTTCGAGGGAATGACGATACCAGTCAAGATAATAGTCGACACTAAGACGAAGAAGTATAGGATCGAGGTAGGCATACCTACGACAACAGCCCTCCTACTCAAAGCCGTGGGCGCGAAGGAGCCGCCGGGAGACCCCATGCACCAAAAGATAGGCGACCTGCCAATCGAGAAGATAATCGAGATCACGCTCCAAAAGAAGCCCCAGCTACTAGCGAAGACCCTCAAGGCCGGGGTCAAGACAATCCTCGGCTCGGCCAGGAGCATAGGCATAACAGTAGACGGTAAGGATCCGAAACAAGTGACTAGAGAGATCGAAGAGGGACTCTACGACGCTGTACTAGCGAAATACGAGGAGGAATGGGAAAAGGAGGAGGAAGAGTAGCTCACAGGCACTAACTATTAAACCCCCCACAACGGGATTCTCACTAACCGACTCCCCGGGGTAGCCTCGGGGAGGAGGGCTCCACTCGGGGGCCCGCCGAGAGGTGCATGAAGAGTGTCGGTTGATGGCAAGATCGTGGAGGCTGTGTCAAAGGCCCTAGCCCTAGGCAAGCCCAGGAGGTTTAAACAGAGCGTCGACCTCGTAATCGTGCTAAGGGACGTCGACCTGAAGAGTCCTGAGGGCAGGATAAGGGAGATAGTCTATCTGCCCAAGAAGATCCCGAAGGAGCCGAACATATGCGTCGTGGCCCAGGGGGACATGGAGGTAAAGGCGAAGGCCCTAGGACTCACAGTGTTGAACAGGGAAGACCTACAGAAGCTCAGGGGCAACAAGAAGGCGGTAAAGAAGCTGGCCAAGAAGTGCGACTGGGTACTAGTAATGGCCCCCCTCATGGGACTGGCCGGAGGGACCCTCGGCCCCGCCCTAGGCCCTAGGGGTAAGGCGCCGACCCCAGTACCCCCCAATGCCGATATAGAAGCTGTGGTCAACAGGTTCAAGACGGCAGTGTGGGTTAGGACTAAGAACCAGCCCCAGATAATGGTTAGAGTCGGTACCGAGGACATGGAGCCCGAGGACATAGCGGATAACATAAAGGCGGTGCTGTCAACCGTCGAGGGCAAACTGGGCAGGCAGAAGATCGCCAAGCTCTACGTCAAGAAGACAATGGGGCCGCCGGTCCAAGTAGTATTCTAGGGCTCGGAGGTGGTATGGGATGAGTATGGAGGCTCTACACGCGAAGAAGGAGAGAGAGATCCCGGAGTGGAAGAAGAGGGTCGTAGCGGAGCTGGAAGAGAACTTCAAGAAGTACCCTGTAGTCGGTATAGCTGACCTGACCGGGATGCCTACAAAGCAGCTACAGCTGATCAGGAAGAAATTCAGGAAAAAGATAGTGTTCAAGGTGGCCAAGAAGAACCTAATCCTACTCGCCGCTGAGAGAGCCGGGATAGACAAGGAGAAGATAGAGAAGTACATAACCGGGCCCACCATGCTCCTCTTCACAGACATGAACCCGTTCAAGATGGCCAGGCTCATAGAGCAGGAGAAGGTGCCCATACCAGCGAAGCCAGGACAGGTCACCGACAAGGAGATAGTCGTCCCCGAGGGCGACACGGGCATAACGCCAGGCCCAATGCTAAGCGTGTTCGGGAAGCTGAGGATCCCCTACGAGATCAGGAAGGGCACCGTCTACATAAAGAAGGACACGGTAGTCGCGAAGCCCGGAGACACGATAAGCACAGACCTAGCAGGGCTGCTACAACAGCTGGGCATAATGCCGTTCGAAGTAGGCCTTAAGCTAGCGGCCGTATACGATAGAGGAGTAGTGATACCCAGAGAAGAGCTTCTGGTAGACCTAGAAGAGGTCAAGAACGACGTGCTGGAAGCGGCGAAGGAGGCGCTAGGCCTGGCAGCCGAGATAGTCTACCTGCCGGTACCCGAGGCCGTGGAGGCAGCGTTACTCACAGCCGAAACCGCTGTAAGGGCGCTGGCAGGCGAGACCGGCTTCCTAACGCCAGACGTGGCAGAATACGTGGTAGGCAAGGCCTCAGCGGAGGCCCTAGCAGTCATCGCCGCCCTAGGAGACAAGGCAAAGGAACTAGGCATAGAGGAGGTCCCACAACCAGTAGCCCCACCGCCAGCCGAAGCCGCCAGCGAGGAGAAAGAGGAGAAGAAGGAGGAAGAAGAGGAGAAGGAAGAGGAGGAGAAAGAGGTCGATCTCAGCGAGGGCCTAGGAGGCCTCTTCGGCTTCTAACCCCAGGTATGATTTTTATATTCTAACCGTGGCTCCGCTTGGTGGGATAGCGTGTAAGGGGTGGACGAAGATGGCCCAGGAAGGTAAAGCATACATCCACGCGGCACTAGCCCTATACTACGCAGGCCAGGAGCTAAACGAGGACAACCTCAAAAAGGTGATAGAAGCCCTAGGACTCCAAGTCGATGAAGCCAAGGTAAAGATGCTGGTGGCAAGCCTAGGCGAAATCAACCTAGAAGAGGTGCTCAAGAGCGCGGCAGCAGCCCCGGTGGCAGCGGTAGCCGCAGCCCCAGCCGCGGCCCCAGCAGCCGAGGCGGCCGCCGAGGAGGAGGAGAAGAAGGAGGAAGAAGAGGAGAAGGAAGAGGAGGAGAAAGAGGTCGATCTCAGCGAGGGCCTAGGAGGCCTCTTCGGCTTCTAGGCACGGCCACAAACCATACATCCTTAATTCACTCATTAATTTCCCCCATCCATACAAGCCCATCCTAGGGAGAACAAGATATGGATGCCAAGGCAGACCCAAAGGAATACAACTTAGAGTTCTTCAGGGAAAACGGGTTCACGAGGAAGGAGGGGAAGAGGTGTAGGGGCGAGTATTTCTGGACTCTGAACCCAGAGTTCGAGGAGCCCCAGGATACTCCCTGCGTCGACTACTGGTTCGACAAGATCCCCGCCAGCAAGCCCCTTTCAGTAGGGGAGGCGCGCCGCGAATTCATATCCTTCTTCGAGGAGAATGGGCACACGCCCGTTAAGCCAAGGCCCGTGGTAGCCCGGTGGAGGGAAGACCTCTACCTCACAATCGCCAGCATCGTCGTATTCCAGCCCCACGTTACAAGCGGCTTGGTACCTCCACCGGCTAATCCCCTCGTGATCAGCCAACCCAGCGTAAGGCTAGAGGACATCGACAACGTTGGCGTGACAATCGGTAGGCACCTCACCAGCTTCGAGATGGCCGCACACCACGCCTTCAACTACCCAGATAAGAAAGTTTACTGGAAGGAGGAGACAGTCAGATACGCCTTCGAGTTCTTCACCAAGAGGCTAGGCATACCGGAGGACCAGATAGTATTTAAAGAGTCCTGGTGGGAGGGCGGCGGAAACGCTGGCCCCAGCTTCGAGGTCACGGTGGGGGGCCTAGAGCTGGCGACCCTTGTATTCATGAAGTACAAGGTGGTCGACGGCAGGTACGAGGAGATCCCCCTCAAGATAGTGGACACTGGATACGGTGTGGAGAGGATCGCGTGGTACACCCAGAAGGCTCCGACAGCCTTCCAGGCGATATTCGGCGACCTCGTGGGGAAGTACAGGGAGTTGCTTGGAGTAGAGGAGCCAGAGGAGAAGCTCCTATGGGGCGCCTTCAGGGCCGCCGGGAACCTTGACCCTGAGGACCCGCGTAGCCTTGAATCATACTACGCAAGGGTATCAAGGTATACTGGGATCGATGTTGACGCCGTTGTAGAGGTGTTAACCAGGGAGGCCAGGTTGTATAGTGTACTCGACCATGCTAAGACGATAGCCTTGATGCTGGGAGATGGTATAGTCCCGAGCAATACGGGCGAGGGATACCTGGCGAGGCTGGTTATAAGGAGGGCGTTACGCC
This region includes:
- the crcB gene encoding fluoride efflux transporter CrcB — its product is MRVDLDGLLLVFTGGGLGALARWITSEWVQERVSGSLFPWGTLAVNVAGSFLLGFIMGAALLHGAFTRDERLFAATGFAGAFTTFSTFMYETLVLLGEVSPTLALANLAVSIIFGLTAAYVGYVVAGLVYG
- a CDS encoding 50S ribosomal protein L1, giving the protein MSVDGKIVEAVSKALALGKPRRFKQSVDLVIVLRDVDLKSPEGRIREIVYLPKKIPKEPNICVVAQGDMEVKAKALGLTVLNREDLQKLRGNKKAVKKLAKKCDWVLVMAPLMGLAGGTLGPALGPRGKAPTPVPPNADIEAVVNRFKTAVWVRTKNQPQIMVRVGTEDMEPEDIADNIKAVLSTVEGKLGRQKIAKLYVKKTMGPPVQVVF
- a CDS encoding DUF973 family protein — protein: MSRADNGYGVKRVRVYVLLASGFSEVAKFSLLILISYIIKLIDSLLLHSRKIASLGWLTDFGNPILAFIALVTALYAVIVAYDAAQYFSEYDRHTYGVALTIVKIVIGGLGLALLAFILMIVSPLMGLAALFSFASMALIVIGALGLGYFIYLLGEIHDRGYPVPPRSLFTIAAITWIPGLFLSIFGVISTSLLFYASRKAAVSLGSKITR
- a CDS encoding DOMON domain-containing protein, with the translated sequence MPVVAMERMLLATIIVLAVVVAGTLALLAGRSESGVSTTTSNTIVETTTTSGNSSQTTSGGATPPWRPDGVISPGEYPRHESFGSGAIEIYWKIENETLYMALMGRTTGWVAIGFEPSRAMADADIVLGYVTDNGSVIVQDEYSLGETGPHKPDTILGGQYNILASGGAEHDGATIIEFSRPLRTGDSYDKNLASKTTVAIIWAIGSSDDPRSIHVERGHGALTLRP
- a CDS encoding Mut7-C RNAse domain-containing protein, with the translated sequence MDKDESRGKESTGQAFVADTMLGEVARWLRILGYDTLYSRNYTDYQLLNIASRTGRTLLTRDWGLYVRARKRKVKAVYISTDKIGERLAELVLKAGIKLEPDPSRSRCPECNSPLVVVRDKEKVKDRVPPGALQRYDTFYLCPRCGRVYWEGGHWRNIRRVAREALELAEVARNAGRPR
- a CDS encoding nitroreductase family protein, giving the protein MRVAIAMGVLELARKRKSIRKYSTTPIPLEDILYAIETALQAPSGANRQPWRFIIIDDPDIKMEIRRIAELWERKLHESKSIPEWFQKWLRDHGITWRKEFLTTAPYLIVVLADKRAPYSRESVWLAVGYLLLALEEKGLASLTYTPTNPRAIASILGVPGHYTIETIIPVGLPGEYKVKEPRMSLDEAVYFNRWGSRRG
- a CDS encoding type II toxin-antitoxin system VapC family toxin, with the translated sequence MAVIAASHWNVTEAVVVFDEYERRGSLSAKRLLRALLRGSRILAGLLRLKLVQIPLTRIHETTELVLKHHIYSADALQIASAHYANCKYLVSITTDKRLAKAVAAENL
- a CDS encoding 50S ribosomal protein L11, with translation MPAEKVVTVQIEGGKARPGPPLGPMLSQMGLNVKQVVDEINEKTKQFEGMTIPVKIIVDTKTKKYRIEVGIPTTTALLLKAVGAKEPPGDPMHQKIGDLPIEKIIEITLQKKPQLLAKTLKAGVKTILGSARSIGITVDGKDPKQVTREIEEGLYDAVLAKYEEEWEKEEEE
- a CDS encoding 50S ribosomal protein L10; the encoded protein is MSMEALHAKKEREIPEWKKRVVAELEENFKKYPVVGIADLTGMPTKQLQLIRKKFRKKIVFKVAKKNLILLAAERAGIDKEKIEKYITGPTMLLFTDMNPFKMARLIEQEKVPIPAKPGQVTDKEIVVPEGDTGITPGPMLSVFGKLRIPYEIRKGTVYIKKDTVVAKPGDTISTDLAGLLQQLGIMPFEVGLKLAAVYDRGVVIPREELLVDLEEVKNDVLEAAKEALGLAAEIVYLPVPEAVEAALLTAETAVRALAGETGFLTPDVAEYVVGKASAEALAVIAALGDKAKELGIEEVPQPVAPPPAEAASEEKEEKKEEEEEKEEEEKEVDLSEGLGGLFGF
- the rpl12p gene encoding 50S ribosomal protein P1, whose protein sequence is MAQEGKAYIHAALALYYAGQELNEDNLKKVIEALGLQVDEAKVKMLVASLGEINLEEVLKSAAAAPVAAVAAAPAAAPAAEAAAEEEEKKEEEEEKEEEEKEVDLSEGLGGLFGF
- a CDS encoding TIGR00296 family protein, with the protein product MQGDPVDPEELSHEHGEFLVRFARRVLEEYFRKGRASRPSEVDPLLLRPGAVFVTIETFYGEDHRELRGCIGVTRPVKPLIDAVIESTLNSAFHDPRFPPMEEYELDQVTFEVSVLSDFEYLGDTPEERRRNILIGRDGLVVERPPYAGLLLPSVPVDHVWDKTTFLSETCVKAGLWPDCWLDKETRVYRYRARVWREKYPRGLVEYRSLRREYFAKLINADIDPTEFEEAV
- a CDS encoding protein translocase SEC61 complex subunit gamma, with translation MKDKIREYINAWKRILVLARRPDEEEFMLLTKLNFLGFTLVGGIAYIIHLVYVLLTS
- a CDS encoding transcription elongation factor Spt5 gives rise to the protein MDEQARPSRFYAVYVTGGTEERVALILRQRTIAMGLDIRSIIVPPDLRGTIVVEVGSPGDLFDLVRGLRDVKRRRPVLIKKEEAVRLAAPVVEVPTVSKDQVVEIISGPFRGMKGKVVEVYETRGEVDLVLLESDFRMIITVPLEQVRPVKEEV
- a CDS encoding DUF190 domain-containing protein, which encodes MDDMPRWMRLRIYIGESDRLKGRPLYLHILTLLRDRGVRGATVYRGIAGYGSHSLIHTASVLRLSEDLPIVIEAVDEAEKIEEVLPEVEDLVEEGLITVDPVRLVYYGHRRTGRSEKRDLR